One window of the Cotesia glomerata isolate CgM1 linkage group LG10, MPM_Cglom_v2.3, whole genome shotgun sequence genome contains the following:
- the LOC123273393 gene encoding uncharacterized protein LOC123273393, translating into MEEELEFVELGFPRIISTHKYCCLCGLSANITTVPFEARKQVFSTRRLFIPEGNRCCKDHIIKKRFYDEEINNFRIYSNTSVFEVRDLEKLLGQLAIGTDSSIIDKIGDHSFSEKQLEVFTSLTWEKLIKLREMLTSMRKSVNRNVIQALVIFLFKLRTGNSNAVISSIFGLAREQMVSDYCDEVISSCEKDVLPQYFGIDAISRETLLANTSNTAKVLYQVKDDQLIFICDGTYIRHQKSANNEYQRKSYSGQKKVPLCKPFTICTTNGFVIDMLGPYTANMNDAEIMRIILSDPNGLIKLLKKGDIIVVDRGFRDVIVYLEELGFKVLMPALKGKRNQLTTDESNESRFVTKIRWVVEAVHGDIKQKFRILDHKLDNKLLPKTGVFCRITCFLHNEFGKRLDSDLDLSGKIIAAMNSKKYQDNTLASEVETNRWARRKVPFATITSDMLTDFPELTEQELKILFTGSYQMSQAVSYLAEMMDENGTIILYYLKITPNIIKFKVRSRHINSKTYHCFVEYQSDKNDISGITRYCCDCANGRRTVGCCSHIAAIIYYLSHARYLAKIVKPAEILSRLFIDEKISVVVNEDSDED; encoded by the coding sequence atggaAGAAGAGTTAGAATTTGTGGAGTTGGGTTTTCCCCGAATCATATCGACACATAAATACTGTTGCCTTTGTGGATTATCAGCAAATATCACAACTGTTCCATTTGAAGCACGCAAACAAGTATTTTCGACAAGACGACTCTTTATTCCTGAAGGAAATCGGTGTTGTAAAGATCACATTATAAAAAAGCGGTTTTATGATGaagaaattaacaattttcggATTTATTCGAATACCAGTGTATTTGAAGTTCgtgatttggaaaaattacttGGGCAGCTGGCTATTGGCACTGATTCGtctataattgataaaattggaGATCACTCGTTTTCAGAAAAACAGTTGGAGGTATTTACGAGCCTTACCtgggaaaaattgataaaacttcGTGAAATGTTAACGTCGATGAGAAAATCAGTGAATCGTAATGTCATTCAAGCTctcgttatttttttattcaaattacgAACAGGAAATTCAAATGCAGTGATATCTTCCATTTTTGGTTTAGCTCGAGAACAAATGGTATCCGACTACTGTGATGAAGTAATATCTTCATGTGAAAAAGATGTTTTACCTCAGTATTTCGGAATCGATGCTATTAGTAGGGAGACATTACTCGCCAATACCTCTAATACTGCTAAAGTGCTGTATCAAGTGAAAGATGACCAGTTGATATTCATTTGCGATGGAACATATATTCGTCATCAAAAAAGTGCAAATAACGAATACCAGAGGAAATCATATTCTGGTCAAAAGAAAGTTCCTCTGTGCAAACCATTCACGATATGTACTACAAATGGTTTCGTTATAGATATGCTCGGGCCATATACAGCTAATATGAACGATGCTGAGATTATGAGAATCATCTTAAGTGATCCCAATGGTCTGATCAAGTTGCTGAAAAAAGGTGACATTATTGTAGTTGATCGTGGCTTCCGGGATGTGATAGTATATTTAGAAGAATTGGGGTTTAAAGTGCTAATGCCTGCTCTCAAAGGAAAACGCAATCAACTGACCACAGATGAATCAAATGAATCCCGTTTTGTTACCAAAATCCGTTGGGTTGTTGAAGCAGTACATGGAGATATTAAGCAGAAGTTTAGGATTTTAGATCATAAACTAGACAATAAATTGCTTCCAAAAACTGGTGTTTTTTGTCGAATCACTTGTTTTCTGCACAATGAATTTGGTAAGAGACTTGATTCTGATCTCGATCTTTCTGGAAAAATTATTGCCGCCATGAACTCAAAAAAGTATCAAGATAATACCTTAGCCTCAGAAGTAGAGACTAATCGTTGGGCAAGAAGAAAAGTTCCTTTTGCAACAATAACTTCAGATATGTTAACTGATTTTCCTGAACTAACGGAACAAGAACTCAAAATTCTATTCACGGGATCATATCAAATGTCTCAAGCTGTATCGTATTTAGCTGAAATGATGGATGAAAACGGAACGAtaatactttattatttaaaaattacacctaatattataaaattcaaagtcAGATCTCGACATATTAATTCGAAGACATATCATTGTTTTGTTGAATATCAATCAGATAAgaacgatatctctggaataACTCGATATTG